Proteins from a genomic interval of Demetria terragena DSM 11295:
- a CDS encoding DUF2505 domain-containing protein, with protein MKISETWSYDAPANQVWDMLIDPAFQERKCAASGALSYDTSIDGGAEKATIEVSREMPTDDLPSQVKRFLSGGLTVVETQAWEEADANGSRRGTITVLIKGTPAAMRGSLTLTADGETTHVAIDADLKAGIPLVGGQIEKAAAPAIVSGIRVEAREGQAYLTE; from the coding sequence ATGAAGATCAGTGAGACCTGGAGTTATGACGCACCCGCTAACCAGGTGTGGGACATGCTCATTGACCCGGCGTTCCAAGAGCGAAAGTGCGCCGCATCGGGCGCCCTGTCCTATGACACCTCGATTGATGGTGGCGCCGAGAAGGCCACCATCGAAGTCAGTCGCGAGATGCCAACCGACGACCTGCCCAGTCAGGTCAAGCGCTTCTTGAGCGGCGGGCTGACCGTCGTGGAAACCCAAGCATGGGAGGAAGCCGACGCCAACGGATCTCGGCGGGGAACCATCACAGTGCTGATCAAGGGCACCCCCGCAGCAATGCGAGGCTCGTTGACACTGACCGCTGACGGTGAAACCACACATGTCGCGATCGACGCGGATCTCAAGGCCGGCATCCCCCTCGTCGGTGGTCAGATCGAGAAGGCTGCAGCCCCAGCGATTGTTTCGGGAATTCGCGTCGAGGCGCGCGAGGGCCAGGCCTACCTGACGGAATAG
- a CDS encoding nucleotidyltransferase domain-containing protein, with translation MGERFREPVCGWLTGSVVTGEATSTSDLDVVVLLDGPDARPGCAPDSGSADCRESRRRMYRRT, from the coding sequence ATGGGCGAGCGGTTCCGTGAGCCGGTGTGTGGCTGGCTGACGGGCAGTGTGGTCACGGGGGAGGCCACCTCGACGTCCGACCTTGATGTGGTCGTGCTGCTCGACGGTCCGGATGCTCGCCCAGGGTGTGCCCCTGATTCCGGTTCCGCAGATTGCCGCGAATCTCGTCGAAGAATGTACCGCAGAACTTGA
- a CDS encoding helix-turn-helix domain-containing protein codes for MSQNRRRQPTLSASKETDVPRFVPIADVAETLNISSRQAYALVKSGELPAIKVLGGWRIETDELENYIQRQYAQTKSEIEQDSL; via the coding sequence ATGAGCCAGAATAGGAGACGTCAGCCGACCCTGAGTGCCTCGAAGGAGACCGACGTGCCCCGCTTCGTCCCCATCGCCGACGTGGCCGAGACGCTTAATATCTCCTCCCGGCAGGCCTATGCCCTGGTGAAGAGCGGGGAGCTACCTGCGATCAAGGTGCTAGGCGGTTGGCGGATCGAGACGGACGAACTGGAGAACTACATCCAGCGTCAGTACGCCCAGACCAAGTCTGAGATCGAGCAGGACAGCCTGTAG
- a CDS encoding DUF6912 family protein: protein MSTVTRIYVALTPPQLEVLAVDGQLSEVAATAVTPALRAAYPHEDQEGLEHEAIQEAAAATLAGQRVLIAAADVTTPVDPSTAATPARVAAGPVALDRVVSFHVGDPGVVPDSGQDIDLSWYDITELADVRRLFA, encoded by the coding sequence ATGAGCACGGTGACCAGGATCTATGTCGCCCTCACACCGCCGCAGTTGGAGGTGCTTGCCGTCGACGGACAGTTGTCTGAGGTCGCGGCGACGGCTGTCACACCCGCGCTGCGTGCTGCCTACCCACACGAGGATCAGGAGGGGTTGGAGCACGAAGCGATTCAAGAAGCCGCAGCAGCAACGCTGGCAGGCCAGCGAGTCCTGATCGCGGCCGCCGATGTCACCACCCCCGTCGACCCGAGCACCGCCGCGACTCCCGCGCGAGTGGCAGCCGGGCCGGTCGCCCTGGACCGGGTGGTGAGTTTTCATGTGGGCGACCCTGGGGTCGTTCCGGATTCAGGGCAAGATATCGACCTCAGCTGGTACGACATCACCGAACTCGCGGATGTGAGAAGGCTATTCGCCTGA
- a CDS encoding Rv3235 family protein, translated as MTTLTDSSKMSIRPRPDVEPPALSHEAVRARYAKAHRGGLRLSHQATYVQGSLAMDFRTAEYDPHFGPQATPRANLPEPRQWATQLVAMLVECAHGARSPKQLLRWMTPECQQLVAQRHLTSVRRGGALHPTAIRRVRVCEPTDGVAEVSAVVLLEGRPCAIAMRLNGADGRWLTTVLVIG; from the coding sequence ATGACCACACTGACCGATAGCAGCAAGATGTCGATCCGGCCTCGTCCCGATGTGGAGCCGCCGGCTTTGTCCCACGAGGCGGTCCGAGCGCGCTACGCGAAAGCCCACCGGGGCGGTCTTCGCTTGAGCCATCAGGCGACCTACGTCCAGGGCAGTTTGGCGATGGACTTCCGCACCGCCGAATACGACCCGCACTTCGGCCCGCAAGCCACCCCGCGCGCCAACCTGCCCGAACCGCGCCAGTGGGCCACGCAACTGGTGGCGATGCTGGTGGAATGTGCGCACGGGGCTCGCTCGCCCAAGCAACTCCTGCGGTGGATGACTCCGGAGTGCCAGCAACTGGTGGCTCAGCGACACCTCACATCAGTGCGTCGCGGGGGTGCACTGCATCCCACCGCGATCAGGCGGGTCCGCGTCTGCGAGCCCACCGATGGCGTGGCCGAAGTGAGTGCCGTTGTGCTCCTCGAAGGACGCCCATGCGCGATCGCGATGCGCCTCAACGGTGCTGATGGGCGATGGCTGACGACCGTCCTCGTCATTGGCTGA
- a CDS encoding WS/DGAT/MGAT family O-acyltransferase, with translation MTDRLSAQDAATLYLEDSGTPMHVGSVMIFAPGESDFNLERLLALVTSRIAYVPRYRQRVRSVPGGLANPVWVDDAEFDLSYHVRRSALPRPGTTTQLEEFAARTLARPLDRHRPLWELYLVEGLADGQFAIITKSHQILVDGVHAIDLAQVIVDAAADRGDPVPHTWSADREPSGVELMAGAALDAVRQPTQVVDSLRSGSQDVRRVAGAVKKVGVLALNTVARTAARPAPSSPLNVEIGPHRRVLMLSTSLKDYQAIRTRVNSSRGGLDVSVHDVMLAVIAGGLRNWLLNRGEAVSGAESVRAMVPVSTLTHEDPDEQVAGLVIDLPVGEPRPTMRLHQVAYAMHQQMESSAGGVVTASSLREIAGFAPPTLHLLGARVGSAMSRRMFNLVVTNVPGPQQPLYVGDARMVASFPVIPLSKSRALSIGLTSYDGGVYFGLNADRSAMPDLDVLAQCLSDALAELAEDEEL, from the coding sequence GTGACCGATCGACTGAGTGCGCAAGATGCCGCCACCCTCTACCTCGAGGACTCCGGAACACCGATGCACGTGGGCTCGGTCATGATCTTTGCGCCCGGGGAGAGTGACTTCAACCTCGAGCGATTGCTGGCACTCGTGACCAGCCGGATCGCCTACGTCCCGCGCTACCGGCAGCGGGTGCGCAGTGTGCCTGGAGGCCTGGCGAATCCGGTGTGGGTGGACGACGCGGAGTTCGACCTCAGTTACCACGTGCGGCGTTCTGCGCTGCCGCGTCCGGGCACCACGACCCAGTTGGAGGAGTTCGCGGCCCGGACTTTGGCGCGTCCGCTGGACCGGCACCGGCCACTGTGGGAGCTCTATCTCGTGGAGGGCCTGGCGGACGGTCAGTTCGCGATCATCACCAAGTCGCACCAGATCTTGGTGGACGGAGTGCACGCTATTGATCTGGCTCAGGTCATCGTCGACGCTGCGGCTGATCGGGGTGACCCCGTACCCCACACGTGGAGTGCTGATCGGGAGCCATCGGGCGTCGAGTTGATGGCGGGCGCGGCCCTGGATGCGGTCCGGCAACCGACCCAAGTGGTCGACAGCCTCCGGTCGGGTTCTCAGGACGTCCGTAGGGTCGCTGGTGCGGTCAAGAAGGTCGGTGTACTAGCGCTCAATACGGTCGCGCGGACGGCCGCGCGACCCGCGCCGAGTAGCCCGCTTAATGTCGAGATCGGCCCGCATCGTCGGGTCCTCATGCTGAGCACCTCGCTGAAGGACTACCAAGCGATCCGCACCCGCGTGAACTCATCACGAGGTGGCCTCGATGTCAGCGTGCACGATGTGATGCTCGCGGTGATTGCCGGTGGTCTGCGCAACTGGCTGCTGAATCGTGGTGAGGCCGTGTCAGGGGCAGAGTCTGTACGCGCGATGGTTCCGGTGAGCACGCTGACCCACGAGGACCCCGACGAGCAGGTCGCTGGTCTGGTGATTGACCTGCCCGTCGGCGAGCCACGCCCCACCATGCGTCTGCACCAGGTGGCGTACGCCATGCATCAGCAGATGGAGAGCTCGGCTGGGGGAGTCGTCACCGCCAGTTCACTGCGCGAGATCGCCGGGTTCGCGCCGCCGACCTTGCATCTCCTGGGTGCCCGGGTTGGTAGTGCCATGTCGCGGCGCATGTTCAATCTCGTCGTGACTAACGTGCCTGGGCCGCAGCAGCCGCTTTATGTCGGCGACGCGCGAATGGTCGCGAGCTTCCCGGTGATTCCGCTGAGCAAGTCACGGGCGCTCAGCATCGGCCTGACGTCGTACGACGGCGGCGTCTATTTTGGACTCAATGCTGACCGGTCTGCCATGCCTGACCTGGACGTTTTGGCACAGTGCCTCAGCGATGCGCTCGCCGAACTTGCCGAGGACGAGGAGTTGTAG
- a CDS encoding AAA family ATPase: MTALLTAVTPALEAGVATRVEATRELRLARRCADIPDLLASAASHVAQAAVVSADFPGLERRVVGALAGDGVRVVGVFAPGDEEAQRRLRQLGIDRVISAAASPEEWTSLAMSLAEPQHELDPDSTSSEDRDASDVDTAIAREILGAQATDPGDGAADNDDDGESAGTGRIVAVWGPTGSPGRTTVAINVACEVARLGKSVLLIDGDTYGASVAQAMALLDEAPGLAAATRLAETGDLDVPRLAAVAPEATNGVRVLTGLPRADRWSEVREDSFAEVLTVARLLVDLVVIDTGFCLEEDEELSYDTRAPRRNVTTTIALRDADEVIAVGSGDPVGLQRLVRGLDELSRITAAGRVVVNRVRASAVGTHPERRVSETLERFAGVAEPVIVPDDRPTLDGAMLAGQSLAEAAPGSEVRRVLAELAGAVAGVDVVLRRRGIGRRLVSRTSSG, from the coding sequence GTGACGGCGCTGCTCACCGCGGTGACGCCTGCGCTGGAAGCCGGTGTCGCCACCCGGGTCGAGGCCACCCGGGAGCTGCGCTTGGCCCGCCGCTGCGCGGACATCCCCGACCTGCTGGCGAGCGCAGCCTCCCATGTCGCGCAGGCAGCGGTGGTGTCGGCTGACTTTCCGGGACTAGAACGCCGCGTCGTCGGAGCTCTGGCTGGCGATGGCGTGCGCGTCGTGGGGGTCTTCGCCCCGGGCGACGAAGAAGCTCAGCGCAGGCTGCGACAGCTGGGCATCGATCGGGTGATCTCGGCCGCTGCCTCTCCTGAGGAGTGGACGAGCTTGGCGATGAGTCTCGCCGAACCTCAGCACGAACTCGATCCTGACTCGACATCGTCCGAGGATCGCGACGCCTCCGATGTGGATACCGCGATCGCCCGCGAGATTCTCGGCGCGCAGGCCACTGATCCGGGGGACGGTGCCGCCGACAACGATGACGATGGGGAGTCTGCAGGCACCGGGCGCATCGTGGCTGTATGGGGCCCCACTGGGTCGCCCGGACGCACCACCGTGGCCATCAACGTGGCGTGCGAAGTCGCGCGGCTGGGCAAATCCGTCTTGCTGATTGACGGCGACACGTACGGCGCGTCGGTGGCACAGGCGATGGCACTGCTGGACGAAGCACCCGGTCTCGCAGCAGCGACCCGCCTTGCTGAGACCGGCGATCTCGACGTGCCAAGACTGGCCGCGGTAGCACCGGAGGCGACGAACGGCGTACGGGTCCTGACGGGCCTTCCGCGGGCCGACCGGTGGAGTGAGGTCCGTGAAGATTCCTTTGCTGAGGTGCTCACGGTGGCCCGACTCCTGGTCGACCTTGTGGTGATCGATACCGGGTTCTGCCTTGAGGAGGACGAAGAGCTGTCCTACGACACTCGTGCACCGCGCCGCAATGTCACGACGACCATCGCGCTGCGTGACGCCGATGAGGTCATCGCCGTGGGTTCTGGCGACCCGGTCGGCCTGCAGCGCTTGGTCAGGGGGCTTGATGAGTTGTCTCGCATCACTGCGGCGGGCCGGGTCGTGGTTAACCGGGTCCGAGCCTCAGCCGTCGGGACACACCCGGAGCGCCGGGTGAGTGAAACCCTAGAGCGCTTCGCTGGGGTGGCTGAGCCGGTCATCGTGCCTGACGATCGACCTACTCTCGATGGCGCGATGCTGGCCGGACAATCACTCGCCGAAGCGGCACCCGGCTCGGAGGTGCGTCGCGTGCTTGCCGAGCTGGCGGGCGCAGTCGCCGGGGTCGACGTCGTCCTTCGTCGGCGTGGAATTGGACGTCGTCTCGTGTCTCGAACCTCGAGCGGGTAG
- a CDS encoding LysM peptidoglycan-binding domain-containing protein, with protein MAQQIDLTQASLGHRCRAAALGALIVLGLGTVATLTTVALLTERRELAAQPRLAVDDAVPLVALIVLLTAVCWLAIVTVASCWGLIAPSPKTPFTEAPQVGSPFAVRIAALLLTATALTAMSSTHSTATAAPASISVQASDGHGAPVPDFAPATPDATATAPVCSVPEPGWTSSGPGLQARSSTDQVGLLGRCAPKRAGDEVVVLRGDSLWSIVERDLGPDASARVIAETWPRWYAANRDAIGPDPELILPGTTLHRPTQEVLR; from the coding sequence ATGGCACAGCAGATCGACCTCACACAGGCCTCCCTCGGGCACCGTTGCCGGGCCGCCGCTCTGGGCGCACTCATCGTGCTCGGCTTGGGCACCGTCGCCACCCTGACCACCGTGGCCTTGCTGACGGAGCGCCGCGAACTGGCGGCCCAGCCACGGCTTGCGGTCGACGATGCGGTCCCCCTCGTCGCGCTGATCGTGTTACTGACCGCGGTGTGCTGGTTGGCGATTGTCACGGTGGCTAGTTGTTGGGGGCTGATCGCACCGTCCCCGAAGACGCCGTTCACAGAAGCCCCTCAGGTGGGATCACCTTTCGCGGTACGCATCGCCGCACTGCTGCTGACCGCCACGGCTTTGACCGCCATGTCCAGCACGCACAGCACGGCGACCGCCGCCCCCGCGTCGATCAGCGTCCAGGCCAGCGATGGTCACGGGGCGCCGGTCCCCGACTTTGCGCCCGCCACTCCCGATGCGACCGCGACCGCCCCGGTATGCAGCGTCCCAGAGCCGGGCTGGACCTCGTCAGGGCCGGGCCTACAGGCGCGGTCCTCGACCGACCAAGTCGGACTCTTGGGGCGCTGCGCACCGAAGCGCGCGGGCGATGAAGTAGTGGTCCTTCGAGGCGACTCGCTCTGGTCCATCGTCGAGCGTGACCTCGGTCCCGACGCCAGCGCACGGGTCATTGCGGAGACCTGGCCGCGCTGGTACGCCGCCAACCGGGACGCCATCGGCCCCGACCCCGAACTGATCCTGCCCGGAACAACGTTGCACCGACCCACTCAGGAGGTTCTGCGATGA